The window TATGAAGATCGTTTTCATCGTTCGGGGCAAATATAGCCTACAAAGGTACGAAAAAAGCCGGATGGTTCCAAAACCGAATTGCGCACGGTTCGGCAAAACCTCCCGACTGATAAAAGGGGCGTTTACGATTTCAAAGATATGAAAAAGCCGGACGGTTCCAAAAAGCCATAATTTCACCATATATAGAGAAATGTCTTGCCGGAAACGGAATAATTTCGTATCTTTGCCTCCCGATTCTGGGCGCAAAAACAAAGAATAACAAATATAATTCATTCATTATGAACATTGTAAGAGAACAACGCGGCGAGAATAACTCGCTGATCCGCGTGACTGTCGGCGAGGCCGATTACGGACAGGAGGTCGAGAAGGCCCTGCGCGAGTACAAGCGCAAGGCCAATATCCCCGGTTTCCGCCCGGGCATGGTGCCGATGGGGCTTGTCAAGAAGATGTACGGCAAGGGCGTCCTGGCCGAGCAGTCGTACCGCAAGGCGTCGAACGCCGCTTTCGAGTATCTCGAAAAGGAGAAGATCGACTACCTGGGCGACGTGATCCCCTCGGAGGAGCAGGGCGATTTCGATTTCGACAACGCCACGGAGTTCGAATTCGTGTTCGAGATCGGCGAGGCTCCCGCCGTCAACCTGGAGCTCTCCGACAAGGATAAGCTGACTTATAGCAAGATCAAGGTGGACAAGAAGATGCACGACGACTACCGTTCGAACTACCTGCGCCGCTTCGGCCGTCTGGTGGACGCCGACAAGGTGACTTCGGACGAGGCGCTGACCGTGACGCTCGACAACGGCGAGATGAACGTGGCCGACGCCTACGTGGGTCTGATCTCGATGACGGACGAGGAGCGCAAGCCGTTCGTCGGCAAGAAGGTCGGCGCCAAGATGAAGGTCAATCTCAACGAACTCTACAAGAATCCCGCCCAGCGCGCCGCCTGCCTGCAAGTCAAGGAGAACGAACTGGAGGGCATCAACCCCGAATTCGAGCTGGAAATCACCAAGATCCGCAAGTTCGCCGAACCGGAGTTGAACGAGGAGTTCTTCAAGATGGCTTTCCCGCAGGGCGGAGTGACCGACGAGGCCGGGTTCGACAAGTTCATCGACGCTCAGATCGAAAGCGAGCTGCGCCGCGAGAGCGACTACCTCTTCACGATGCAGCTGCGTGACTACCTCGTCAAGAAAGCCGGGCTGAAGATGCCCGAGGCGTTCCTCAAACGCTGGCTCTACACCATCAACGAGGGCAAGTTCTCGATGGAGGACATCGAGAAGGATTTCGACCAGTTCCTGAAAATGTTCACCTGGAACTACCTCCAGAAGCATTTCATCAAGGCCGACAACCTCTCCGTGACGAAAGAGGAGGCATTGGCCGAGGCCAAGGCGCTGGCCGCCGCGCAGTTCGCGCAGTACGGCATGCCGTCGGCTCCGGACGAGATGCTGGCCGACTATGCCGGGAAGATTCTCGCGGACAAGGATCAGGGTCAGAAGATCTACGAGAAGCTCTACGAAGTGAAGGTCGTCGAGGATGTCAAATCGAAGATCAAGGTGACGGAAAAAGCCGTATCTGCCGACGATTTCGCTAAATTGGCCAAGGAGCTTTAGATTTAGCGGGATTTTGTGTATCTTTGGACTTTGCAGGCGTGATGTTTGCAAAGTCCTTTGTGCTTTGTGCCTGAAGAAGGCACTCTTAGGGGTGGCAGGAGGCCCGCCCGCCTAAGAAGCGGGTTTTAGAGGGCGATGGGCGGTCAGGGTGCTGTAACCGGTTTTGCCCGCCCGCTTAAGAAGCGGGTTTTAGAAGACGATGGGAAGCCGAGTGCTTACAGCCGGTTTTGCCCGCTTCCGACGGATGAATGAAAAGTAAATAGATACAACTATGTCAGAATTTGAAAAATACGCACGGAACCACTGCGGTATCAGCTCGCTGAAACTGCACGATTTCCAGTCGATAAGCTCGGCCTACGTGTCGCCGACGATCATCGAGGAACGCCAGCTGAACATCGCTACGATGGATGTCTTCTCGCGTCTGATGATGGACCGCATCATCTTCCTCGGCGCACCGATCTACGACGATGCGGCCAACATCATCCAGGCCCAGCTGCTGTTCCTCGAATCGGTCGATCCCGACAAGGACATCCAGATCTACATCAACTCGCCCGGCGGATCGGTTTCGGCCGGACTGGGCATCTACGACACGATGCAGCTGGTGAACTCCGACGTGGCGACCATCTGCACGGGCCTCGCGGCCTCGATGGGCGCCGTGCTGCTCACGGCGGGCGCCAAGGGCAAGCGTTCGGCGCTGCCGCACTCGCGGGTGATGATCCATCAGCCGCTGGGCGGTGCCCAGGGGCAGGCTTCGGACATCGAGATCACGGCGCGCGAGATCATGAAGACCAAGCGCGAGCTGTACGAGATTCTCGCGGCCCATTCGGGCGTCTCGGTGAAGAAGATCGAGAAGGACGCCGACCGCGACTACTGGCTTTCGGCCCGCGAGGCCAAGGACTACGGCCTGATCGACGAGGTGCTCTCCAAACGCGAAAAGTAAACCGCATGGCACAGAAGAACAATCATAAGAACGGCGGCGACTGCTGCTCGTTCTGCGGCGCCAAGCGCTCGGACGTGGAGATCATGTTCCAGGGTGCGGACGGCGCCAATATCTGCAACAAATGTATCGAGAACGGCTATAAGATCATCGTTGACAACGACATCGCCACCGAACAGCGCCGCCGGGGAACGGCGGCTCCGCTGAAGATGGAGGAGTTGTTGAAACCGGCGCAGATCAAGGAGTTCCTCGATCAGT of the Alistipes senegalensis JC50 genome contains:
- the clpP gene encoding ATP-dependent Clp endopeptidase proteolytic subunit ClpP, whose protein sequence is MSEFEKYARNHCGISSLKLHDFQSISSAYVSPTIIEERQLNIATMDVFSRLMMDRIIFLGAPIYDDAANIIQAQLLFLESVDPDKDIQIYINSPGGSVSAGLGIYDTMQLVNSDVATICTGLAASMGAVLLTAGAKGKRSALPHSRVMIHQPLGGAQGQASDIEITAREIMKTKRELYEILAAHSGVSVKKIEKDADRDYWLSAREAKDYGLIDEVLSKREK
- a CDS encoding trigger factor, with the protein product MNIVREQRGENNSLIRVTVGEADYGQEVEKALREYKRKANIPGFRPGMVPMGLVKKMYGKGVLAEQSYRKASNAAFEYLEKEKIDYLGDVIPSEEQGDFDFDNATEFEFVFEIGEAPAVNLELSDKDKLTYSKIKVDKKMHDDYRSNYLRRFGRLVDADKVTSDEALTVTLDNGEMNVADAYVGLISMTDEERKPFVGKKVGAKMKVNLNELYKNPAQRAACLQVKENELEGINPEFELEITKIRKFAEPELNEEFFKMAFPQGGVTDEAGFDKFIDAQIESELRRESDYLFTMQLRDYLVKKAGLKMPEAFLKRWLYTINEGKFSMEDIEKDFDQFLKMFTWNYLQKHFIKADNLSVTKEEALAEAKALAAAQFAQYGMPSAPDEMLADYAGKILADKDQGQKIYEKLYEVKVVEDVKSKIKVTEKAVSADDFAKLAKEL